One Carya illinoinensis cultivar Pawnee chromosome 5, C.illinoinensisPawnee_v1, whole genome shotgun sequence genomic window, ATGGACAAACAATTTCTGCTAGAAGGAAAGAAAGTTGAAACTTGATTCAACTAATACAATCCCATATCCATAGTCCCTGGTTATGtttgggagattttaatgaaatcctcTTACAGGAGGAACAATTTGGATCACATGCTAGacctaggggtgtaaccggtctggttcggtctggttttggataaaatttaaaaccgaactggtatgtaccggttttgtattttttaaaaccgattacgcacggGTTACCTTCCTAAATCGGTACTCCGGTTTTATTGATTTTCGATCCGATTTTACCatttttaatgtactatattatatattatattatagtatataatactatagtgataatatattgtaatatattataattgtgttatagactataataatataatgatatattataatatatagtgatttagtattagtataactattaatatgcactgtataatattagtataactattaatacaataaataaaattatataagatttaaaatttaatattatattaattagtaatgtatcatataatataaaactattttatatatagttatatattatatataaatattatatacaatctaaaaaattacaaaatatatataaaccaacccgatccagttttagaaaaagaaaaatcagaaccggaccgattttgaccggttttagGAAACATAAAATTGGTACCGGACTTAACCAAACTCGGGACCGAACTGATCCCACCGATTTGGTCCAGTCTGGTCCAGTTGACCAGTTTATCGGTTTATTTTTACACCCTAGCTAGTCCCTTTCGACAAATGGAAGCATTCAAGACAGTTACTGAGGAATGTGGTCTGTTGGACATTGGCTTTATTGGTGACAGATATACATGGTGTAATAGAAGGGAGGGTGTAGATTTTACAAAAGCCGGGTTGGACATTTGTTAACAATGAGTGGATGGATCTCAAGTACCTCAACTCAGTGCACGTTTTACCAGCTTAGTGTTCTGATCATAACCCCATTCTTGTTACCTGCACAAGCACTGGTTCAGGAAAAATCCATAGACCCCGGGTTTTTAGATATGAAGCAACATGGGGTAAGAGAAAGAAATGCAGCCTCATTGTCCAACAAGCTTGGCTTCAAAGTAACCACTTCAATCCTAAGGCAGCAGCCTCTCGAGAAGGCCTTAAGGCATGCAGAGATAAATTGAAAACTTGGAGCAAGGAAACCttcaaagaacaaaaaaagaagctcacagaaggaaaaaaaaaaaaaaaaaaaaaaaaaaaaaaaaaaaaaaagagtgccTAAGAAGGATGCAGGAAGCTAATGCAGGTCACTGCAATGAATAGATCCAACAAATCAAAGTAGAGGTGGATAAATTGTTAGAGGATGAAGAGTTAAAGTGGAGCCAAAGGGCAAAACAAAGGTGGCTTAAAGAAAGAGACGGAAACACAAAGTACTTTAATCAATGTGCCTGACAAAGGAAATAGGTGAATACCATTAGGAGTATAGCCAACGAGGATGGTGTTATAGTCAATAACCAGGAGGGAATAACTCAAGCATTCCAAGACTTTTATGTGAACCTCTTTTCTACATCTACTCCTAGAGGTAGTTCTGCCTTATTTCAGTCTTTCCAACCtcgaatttcaattgaaatgAATAGGTCATTAACTAGACCTTATTTCAAAGAGGAAATTGAAAGTGCAATCTTTGATATGAACCCATTAGGTTCCCCAGGGCCTGATGGGTTCCCAGCTTTATTCTACCACCAGCATTGGATAACAGTTGGAAAAGGAGTTACTGAGGCAGTTACTGAATACCTGTACACAAGGAAGGGATTCAAAGACATTAACCACACCTTTATCTCCCTTATACCAAAGAAAAAAGTCCACAAGTCTGTTACAGATTTTAGACCTATAAGTCTATGCAATATCTTTTATAAGATCATTGCTAAGGTGCTAGCAAACAGACTAAAACTTATTCTGCCAAGTGTAATATCTTCCACTTGATGAAGCACAGACTTAAAGGCAAGTATAATGGATATATGGCCTCAAGCTCGATATGAGATGAGCAAAGTATACAACAGAGTTGAATGGAGCTTTCTACAAATAGCAATGCTTAGAATTGGATTTGATAGAATCTGGGTGGATTTGGTGATAAATTGTGTTACAATAGTAAGCTACTCAATCCTAGTGAATGACATCCCTCAACCAACCTTTCAACCAGTAAGAGGTATCCGACAGGGAGACCCCCTCTCCCCCTATCTCTTCATCATATGCTCAAAGATGCTAACCTTTTGTTTGAATCAGGTTGAAGCTTAGGGGTGATTACAAGAATTCCAGTTACAAGAGGTGTCATAAGAGTTATTCActtattttttgcagatgacaatCTAGTTTTTTGTAAATCCAACCCAGAGGAGTGGAGTAGATTGCATCATATCCTAAGCTCTTATGAACTGGCATCTAGACAGCACCTAAATCTTGAAAAGACATCCATCTTCTTCAGCAACAATACTAAGCAAGACACTCAACTCTCTATTTTAGAGATAGCAGGAATCAAAGCTTCAGGAgcctttgaaaaatatcttggcCTTCCATCTTATATTGGTAGAAATAAACAAAAGGCCTTCAGTTCATTGCTTGACAAAATCAAAGGCAAGATCTCTAACTGGAGAACCAACATGTTGCCATAAGGAGGCAAATAAATTTTGCTAAAATCAGTATTACAGTCCATTCCCACATATAGCATGGGCATCTTTCTACTGCCTAGAGTCATCCTAAGAAGGCTTAACCAACTCCTCCAATCCTTCTAGTGGggccaaaaggaaaacaaatccaAAATCCATTGGATAAATTGGAAGGCACTAGGAAAATCTAAGAACAAAGGAGGACTGGGGTTCAGGGACTTTGAGCAATTCAATCTTGCTTTACTTACAAAGCAAGGATGGAGACTCATACAAAATCAATCTTCTCTTGCTACACAGGTGTTAAAAGCTAAATATTTCCCCAACTAAAACTTCCTCTCAGCTAGGAAGAGAGCCACAGATTCATATGTTTGGAGAAGCTTCCTTGCAGCAAGGCCTATCCTTGAGGAGGGCTTGTTATGGAAAATAGGTAATGGTCAAAAGATCAAaatttggcttgataaatgGATACCAAGGCCTTCTTCCTATAGGATACAATCCCCAGTAAGCATACTAGACAATGAGGCATCAGTAGATCAACTCAGAAACCATGCAATGGGACCTTTCTCTAATCTACTCAATATTTTCAGAAGAGGAGGCAAGGTTAATCTGTAATAAGCCTATTAGTCTATGCAGAAATCAAGATATTCTCTCTTGGAGATGCTCAAACAATGGGAAGTTCTCTATACGTAGTGCCTACCACCTGCAGGGTACAATGAGGGAGGAAAGGATGGGACAGTCCTCCATGCAAAACCCTGGTTCGAAGTTCTAGGGCAAGCTGTGGAGCCTCAAGATTCCCAATGGGACAAAATCCTTCCTCTGGGGAGCAGCCATGGAGTCTCTTCCTACAAACCTTAATctaggaaaaaagaaagtggtGGAATCCCCCTTGTGTCCTATTTGTCTTAATGATACTAAAACAGTTTCACATGCTCTATGGTCCTGCAAGGCAGCCCAAGATGTGTGGTATCTAAACTCAAGGAGATTACAGAAATTGAGTATCTCTGAAAAGTCCTTCAGAGACCTTCTTGAACTTATGCTAGACCAATTATCCTTAGAGGAAAGTTGTGAGGTGGCAGTAACTTCTAAGCTCTTGTGGCACAAAAGAAACTACTTTATATTCGAGAACTCATTTACTTCACCATCACAACTCTCCAACAAGATCCAGGCAAAGTTGTCCCTCCTTAGATCATGGCATGAACTCAGAACACAGAAGCAGTTGAATCAAGATTTGTCTAGTCACCAATGGACACCTCCCCCATCAGATCTCTACAACACaaattgggatgctgcaatAGATAAGAAAAATTCAAAGGTTGGAATTGGTGTGGCAATCTGAAATTCTAAAGGTTTCATTATAGCTACTCTATGGTCAAGCAAAATAATGACCCCGAATCCCATGCTTGGGGAAGCATTTGCGACCCTTCGAGCTACATCCCTTTGTGCTGAGCTAGGTCTAAACAAAATCATGCTCAAAGGTGACTCCCTAGAGACAGTCAAGGCAGTAAAACACTCAAAAGAATGCTAGACCTTAGCTGGTCTCATGATCAGGGATATCAAGCTTCTTCTCTCTAAGTTCAGCAGCTGGTCCATTAAACACATATCTAGGAAGGGCAATAGTATTGCCCACGGTTTGGCCAAGCCTGCCCTATCATGCCTGGAAGAATGTGTTTTGATTGAGGATTATTCTTCTTGTATTCAACACTTATTTCAATGAATGAATGATctatctttcaaaaaaaaaaaaaactaatgttaATATTACACaaaatgtattctatacatcagcttataattttaatatttcaaattcaaaagagTGCAAAAACTTATGGTCACAATGAATTCAGTTTAACTTAATGCTAAAAgaagagcaaaaaaaaaaaaaaaaacttccacacaaataAGCCTTTAAATTTGGAAAGAGTATCCTTTTCATATTatcaagaaatatataaaattaatcttccagcaaatttgtaaatatatagtTACTCAAGTAAAAATCCTTCAAAGCATAATAAATCGTATAAGTTTCTGATAAACTTTTTCATTCTTCATTTCACTTTGCTTCCTAGgggatacattttttttttttataagtaatcagAGAAATTATTAGCAAACACAAGAGATATAACATATGAAAGGACAatgatttcttttaattatatatgccTAGGTAAAAAGACTAATATGATTTCAAATGTAATAACTAAATATTTACGGGGGCAACACATTTATTTCTAGCATACTAccttttacatatttaaaattgaatctATATTGCGCCCCCAAATTGAAACTCAATTTGCAATATGGCAACCAAACTACCACAATATGGCATAACTCAGCAAGATTTTCACAGCAGCTACAGAGCAAAATAACAAAGATTTTCACAGTAACCAAACAAGGGTGAGAAAACGGCAGTGAAAATCACACAGTAAGCACAATTGCACAAGATTTTCACAGTAAACAGATAGCGAAATCACAAAGAATTTCATAGCAACCAAACAGGGGTGAGAAAATGGTAGTGAAAATCACACAACAAGCACAACTCATCAAAATTTTCACAGCAACCAGGGAGCAAAATGCCCTAAAGATTTTCCCAACAACCAAACAAGGATGAGAAAATGATAgtgaaaatcacaaaacaagCACAACTCATCAAGATTTTTGCAGCAACCAAACCAAGGTGAGAAAATGATAGTGAAAATCACACAGCAAGCAGAActcattaagattttggcaaCAACCAGAGAGCAAAATGCCTAAAGATCTTCGCAGCAACAAAACAAGGGTGAGAAAATGATACTGAAAATCACACAATAAGCACAACTCATCAAGATTTTCGCAGCAACCAAACAAGGGTGAGAAAATGATAATGAAAATCACACAGCAAGCACAACTCAACAAGATTTTTGCACCAACGATTtgtaaaatcacaaaaattttcGCAGCAACCaagcatatataaaaaaagcaaaaaaaaaaaaaacctaatttCACAACACAAAACCCACAAAAAAGTGAGCGATCAACACGAATACACATCTAATAAACTCAGCTTCCAAGTTTTTCTCAGAGCATAGAGTCAAAGAGCGAAAATGTGAGAGAGGTGGGTATAGAAAAGTGACAACCTTTTTGACGTGGAGAGCAGCGGTGGATTTGAAGATCAAGCAAATATCACAAAATGGCATAACAAACCCAAATCGAGAGAGGAAGAGGCGATGACTTACAGTTGTTGCGATTCGCGAAGACTGGAGACGTTGTGAGGGAGAGGCTTCTGAACGAGGGCACCTATTCGTCCAGAACAAAGAAATGTgggacaagaaaaataaaagtgatttGGGGATGTATAGTCGTTCcccaaatatgaaaaatttctATGCACACCGTAACCTCCATCAGCATTTTATAGATTGGGATGGAATGCGGTTTTGAATCAAAACTGCAACACTTTCACCAAATTATAGGGAAAACCAACTGATGCAGATgcaaatgtgaatgctcttaataCTTAAATACCCATACCTATACCCAAATCAAAGAGCCACTGTAtgggatttcaatttttttccctccccCACACGTTCTTCCTCCGCCAGCCTTCACTATCACCGTCTGGGATCTCCGACAAGAACGACCGACTGATCGATCGACGAGGAACCCACCACAACCGACTCACACAggttttctctttctattttacTTATGCCCCGTAAGTTTCTTTCAAGTGTCCATGGTTGAAGAGAAATGATGGTTATAGGCGTCCAGATCAATGCTTGTTGTTCGATAAAGTttgggtttttcttttattctctaTTATGCTTTTGAAGACAAACGCATATCCTTTTCGCATATGCTTATCCGTGGTTACCTTTAATCGAGGTAAACAAGTGTTGTCATGAAATTTTGCGAAACATTGAATTGCATACAATAGATTTTTCATAATGATTGACATCAATTTTGACATTCTTATTCAACGTGTTAATTTCTCCAACTGTTataaaagtttttcttttttcatagttctttttttttttttttttttgtattttttgcttttgtattttttgtctACTTCCTATTGTAATTCTTAGTTGAAACTGTGAAACCAATGAAATGGCAATGATACCGTAAATTATCAAGAAACATGGATCTGCCACCCACTtgataaaataggaaaaaaaaaaattccagttATTATTTAAGTATACAACGTCAACAACCCAAAAACCCCACAAAACACAAATTAAACAAACACAAAATCCTAAATCCGGTcaacacaaaaacaaacaatatgagtaatgctagaaaTGAAGAGATGAAacgaaaacacaaaaataaaaatccttttttttcatttcttaccCTTATCGGTGGAGCCAAATGACAAACGTTGACGGTAGGTGTCAGCAGCAAGGATGCCAGCAAAGGACTAAGCCGAAAGTGGAAATGGTGAAGCTAGAGAAGTTTCGAGTTAGCCTTGACGGCGGACCCACACGGTGCTAAAGTGATGGAGCGTAATGGTGCTGGTACACGGTGCGAGCAAAGGATGAAGGAGAATGAGCTAGGGGAGAGAATGCAGGGGAAGCAGCGCATGGCGGCTGGGGGGGGAAGGGTGGGAGGGTTGGAAAATTGAATTAAATGCCCTAAAGGAAGAAGAGTTTTACTacgtacaagcaaagtcgcatactaatctgtgtatcaatactgattcattcgtattcaaattttaaattagcactatttttaataaaatctactttttgaccaatcacattagattgatgtACATATTACTGCCcagttgtgcttgcaactagattttttaagGAAGAAATGCAAGtttaaggttaaaaaaaaaaagattttttcgaaggtttttcctttcaaaatagaaaaattctattcttaAGCCGCATACACCACAcacaactctttttattatttttttaatttttttttcttactaaatatgttgtatgtggatgataagtagaaaattttaattattttaagaagaataaaactaaaaaaaaaataaaaaaaattaggtggtgtgtggtgtatggggCTTATGAATGGCAAAGCTcttcaaaatattgtttttttttttttttggcttaggAATGCATATACGGACGCGAGAAAGTAAAAGAGCTTTGGCTTTTTAAATGTGGACCCCAAACGCAAGTAGTGGTCTAGGATCAACAAAACAGTATGAGGAAAAGTGCTTGTCTTTGGCAAAGCACTCACGCAACACAGCCTAAGCTTCTTGCTTTTGACGATGCTTTTGAACATAGACCATACTACTAACACATGCACCTTTTCTCAGCAGCAAGTTGGACGCACGggaattttttctgttttgcttttgGTCCTTTGGACACAAGACActtctttatggttttaatggttGCAGATGCACAGGACAGCAGGTCATTTGTTTTGATGCAAGACAGCTGATTTTTTGGCAATAGCACACAGAGATATGCTCTGGATGGAATTTTCTTTGCTATTTTGGATGCACAAAATGGATATAAAAGGAGAGCAGGAGAAGGAGTAGtacaaaatttacttttactctcaagtttttcttttagtttttagaGATAGCTTAGGCGGGAAGAGGGAGACGACAGCATAGTTGTAGAGCCTTTGGCTCAATTATTGCTGCCCATCCTTCCTCCTCATCCTGTAGCCTTCCTCTCCAATTTATTTTAGTTACAGCTTGCTTAATttgatgtcatttatttttcttctaccTTTAAGcgtttatttaaatttctgcattattaatttaatgtcatttactttttttgcatttaaatttctacttatttaatttgatgtcaTTTACTTTTCCTCTTCATACTCAGACAAATCCAACAACACAAATCTGGTTCACAACCAGTATCTCTTTATTTCCATTGTACTCTTTtattcattgtacatatcaaaacttttgtttatgaatattttcaccattttatatgagtttaattttaagcaaacTTTCCTTAAGGAGAcgatctaaaaatattattcctaattattacacaacaCCTTCCTGCACTTGGGAGAGCATTTgtgctatatattttttagcgAGTCAATGGGTAAGTAGGTACTAGGTAGCACTAATTAAGGGAGAAAAAGTGGGGCCTTCATAATCAGAGACAAGCAGACAAAACCAGCTGGTACACTATAGTATGTAGTAGCCTTTCGACCTGATTTCGACTAGACTGTTTTAGCTCTTCTTCCTCGTTTccagtataaatattagtacttGGAGTCTGGAACTTATCTTCCTTCTCCACCGATCGTATGCATTCTCTCTTCCCAATGCTAGCTTCTCCAGTTTCCTCATGAAAATGCAAGTGGAAATAAAACTTTTGCTTGCCGCCTTCTTGCTATTGCTCATTGTTCCTGCTTTTGCAGCTACATATTTGGAAGGTAATGCTTACGTCTAATCCTAATTTGGTTTAGTCTACGATTTGTACCATTGAATTGgatctttgttcttttttactttgttttgcatttttcttgt contains:
- the LOC122310179 gene encoding uncharacterized protein LOC122310179 — translated: MESLPTNLNLGKKKVVESPLCPICLNDTKTVSHALWSCKAAQDVWYLNSRRLQKLSISEKSFRDLLELMLDQLSLEESCEVAVTSKLLWHKRNYFIFENSFTSPSQLSNKIQAKLSLLRSWHELRTQKQLNQDLSSHQWTPPPSDLYNTNWDAAIDKKNSKVGIGVAI